One Arthrobacter sp. StoSoilB20 DNA segment encodes these proteins:
- a CDS encoding BadF/BadG/BcrA/BcrD ATPase family protein, which produces MEEVQQFPENGGGSPSVESTAAGASALKADATGPSETTPAVLGLHIGGSKTHAVRWDATHANGEGMEITEASANLSSVGHQGADAVLRRIAASVGSGIEAVCAGAAGADTPASRAVLSALLTEHFPGARIEVVHDTRIVLAAAGLDAGVVLVAGTGSVAWGRNGDGMEARSGGYGYLLGDEGGGYSVVRDAVREALREYYAGLEPGTMVRALMAATANVDALQLMDSFYAKPEPDHWATLAPLVLELAAEGDHAAVRIQAEAAHHLAALARQVLGELGLDLPLVMAGSLLVNHSELAGAVARKVSLEDPSSIRILSQTPVHGAVELARQLIKA; this is translated from the coding sequence GTGGAGGAAGTACAGCAGTTCCCCGAAAACGGCGGAGGAAGCCCCAGCGTCGAAAGCACTGCAGCGGGTGCCTCTGCGTTGAAGGCAGATGCCACTGGGCCTTCGGAAACCACGCCGGCGGTCCTTGGCCTGCACATCGGCGGCTCCAAGACCCACGCTGTCCGGTGGGATGCCACCCACGCAAACGGTGAGGGCATGGAAATCACCGAAGCGAGCGCCAACCTCTCCTCCGTGGGCCACCAAGGAGCCGACGCAGTCCTGCGCAGAATCGCCGCTAGTGTGGGAAGCGGAATCGAAGCCGTGTGCGCAGGAGCTGCGGGCGCGGACACCCCGGCCAGCCGGGCAGTTCTGTCCGCCCTGCTGACCGAACACTTCCCTGGTGCCCGCATAGAGGTGGTCCATGACACCCGCATCGTTCTCGCTGCAGCAGGCTTGGACGCCGGCGTTGTCCTGGTTGCAGGTACCGGTTCGGTAGCCTGGGGCCGGAACGGGGACGGAATGGAAGCCCGCAGTGGAGGCTACGGCTACTTGCTGGGCGACGAGGGCGGCGGATACTCCGTGGTGCGGGACGCGGTTCGAGAAGCCCTGCGGGAGTACTACGCCGGACTGGAACCTGGCACAATGGTCCGCGCGCTCATGGCAGCCACAGCGAACGTGGACGCCTTGCAATTGATGGACTCCTTCTACGCGAAGCCGGAACCTGACCACTGGGCAACCCTGGCTCCCCTGGTTCTCGAGCTGGCGGCTGAGGGCGATCACGCCGCGGTCCGGATCCAGGCTGAAGCGGCACATCACCTTGCGGCGTTGGCTCGACAGGTCCTGGGCGAACTCGGCCTGGACCTGCCCCTGGTCATGGCGGGCAGCCTGCTGGTGAACCACAGCGAACTCGCCGGCGCCGTTGCCAGGAAAGTCTCCTTGGAGGATCCCTCATCAATCCGGATCCTCTCCCAAACACCGGTCCACGGGGCGGTTGAACTGGCACGGCAACTGATTAAAGCCTGA
- a CDS encoding GntR family transcriptional regulator: MPPDAVPGTPKYYLLKTEVLGLIAGLKPGTLIPTERALAEKYTTSRTTVRQAISELVAEGKLGRIQGHGTFVAPPKVTHVRQLTSFSDDARNQGLRPDSTTLALGVVTSEAAVAACLGLDPGDPVTRLERIRLIDGEPLAHEVAWLPGKLPGLKSQLAKAGSLYAVLADVYGRRVADVEDTVETALAGPEDVRLLGIEMGAPLLVVHRLARDAAGTPVEWTRSAFRGDRFRFVSRVKAGD, from the coding sequence ATGCCACCCGACGCCGTCCCAGGTACACCCAAGTACTACCTCCTCAAGACCGAGGTTCTTGGACTTATCGCGGGCCTCAAACCCGGCACCCTGATCCCCACCGAGCGCGCACTGGCCGAGAAATACACCACGTCCCGCACCACAGTCAGGCAAGCCATCAGCGAACTCGTGGCTGAGGGAAAGCTGGGCCGCATCCAGGGGCACGGAACCTTTGTGGCGCCTCCCAAGGTGACCCATGTCAGGCAGTTGACCTCCTTCTCCGATGACGCCCGCAACCAGGGATTGCGGCCCGATTCCACGACGCTTGCCTTGGGAGTCGTCACCTCGGAGGCAGCAGTAGCCGCCTGTTTGGGCCTTGATCCAGGCGATCCCGTGACCCGCCTCGAACGCATCCGGCTTATTGACGGGGAACCGCTGGCACATGAGGTTGCCTGGCTTCCCGGCAAGCTTCCAGGCTTGAAGTCCCAGCTTGCCAAGGCAGGTTCGCTCTATGCCGTCCTGGCCGATGTCTACGGCCGGCGCGTGGCCGACGTCGAGGACACCGTGGAGACGGCCCTGGCCGGGCCGGAGGATGTCAGGCTGCTGGGGATCGAGATGGGAGCGCCTTTGTTGGTGGTGCACCGGCTGGCCCGCGACGCTGCGGGGACCCCGGTGGAGTGGACCCGCAGTGCGTTCCGCGGGGATAGATTCCGGTTCGTATCCCGGGTGAAGGCAGGAGACTGA
- a CDS encoding IclR family transcriptional regulator — protein MANSSSGESIIRRFVRLVGAFDDAHLTMSVANLARRSGLPVTTTYRLVDELLHEGLLERETSGEVRIGTRLWELVSRSSRMVGLREAALPFMEDVQSVVQHSTTLGILDSEEVLYIERIGFRDSLVDITKVAGRLPVHGTSSGLVLLAYSPPAYQDLFLSRTLEKFTDATLTDPGELRRHLANIRQRGFASMPGIIVPESSGIAVPVFGRSSTVVAALSVVVPRNEENAAARVPVLMTAARGISRALGWRGELKGAVRQSNGSI, from the coding sequence ATGGCCAATTCGTCCTCAGGGGAGTCGATAATCCGGCGTTTCGTGCGGCTGGTTGGAGCGTTCGACGACGCACACCTCACCATGAGCGTCGCCAACCTGGCCAGGCGCTCGGGGCTGCCGGTGACCACCACCTACCGCCTGGTGGATGAACTCCTCCATGAAGGACTGCTGGAGCGCGAAACCAGCGGCGAGGTCCGGATCGGAACCAGGCTGTGGGAGTTGGTCTCCAGGAGTTCGCGCATGGTGGGCCTGCGTGAAGCGGCGCTGCCATTCATGGAAGACGTTCAGTCGGTGGTCCAGCACTCCACCACTTTGGGGATCCTGGATTCTGAAGAGGTGTTGTATATCGAACGGATTGGCTTCCGGGATTCATTGGTTGACATCACGAAAGTTGCCGGCCGCCTCCCGGTCCACGGAACCTCATCCGGGTTGGTGTTGCTGGCTTACTCACCACCGGCTTACCAAGACCTGTTCCTGTCGCGGACGCTGGAAAAGTTCACCGATGCCACGCTGACCGACCCTGGCGAGTTGAGGCGGCACCTGGCCAACATCCGGCAACGGGGCTTCGCCTCCATGCCCGGGATCATCGTGCCCGAATCCAGCGGAATCGCAGTCCCTGTCTTTGGCCGCAGCAGTACCGTGGTTGCAGCCCTTAGCGTAGTGGTGCCCAGAAACGAAGAAAACGCTGCGGCGCGGGTGCCGGTCCTGATGACTGCGGCGCGCGGAATTTCCCGCGCGCTTGGTTGGCGGGGAGAACTCAAGGGCGCCGTCCGGCAAAGCAACGGAAGCATCTGA
- a CDS encoding SDR family oxidoreductase — protein METATQPSPESGGRRVEGKVAIVTGGRGDLGGATARLLARHGAIVASLDQAGTTATDAHPGITEYDVDVTNEHSVAQAVKQLSGDLGQPDILVNAAGIIGPAGASHTASMDQFNLIFDVNVKGVWLMTKHVVRAMIAKESGSIINFSSIHGLTGGRNVPLYHATKGAVRLLSKSDAAAYGAYGVRVNSIHPGSMNTRMSRHSAEQSDIGAEAYYQQLVGGNPLPRQGEPEEIAYGVLYLASDESRFTTGSELVIDGGYTAV, from the coding sequence ATGGAAACTGCAACGCAGCCGAGCCCGGAGTCCGGAGGCAGGCGGGTGGAAGGAAAGGTCGCAATCGTCACCGGCGGCAGGGGGGACCTGGGCGGCGCCACAGCCCGCCTCCTTGCCCGGCACGGTGCGATCGTGGCCAGCTTGGACCAGGCAGGAACAACTGCAACGGACGCCCATCCCGGCATCACCGAGTACGACGTCGACGTCACCAACGAACACAGCGTCGCCCAGGCTGTGAAGCAACTGAGCGGCGACCTCGGCCAGCCGGACATCCTGGTCAACGCAGCAGGAATCATCGGTCCGGCAGGTGCCAGCCACACTGCCAGCATGGACCAGTTCAACCTCATTTTCGACGTCAACGTCAAAGGGGTGTGGCTGATGACCAAGCACGTGGTTCGGGCGATGATCGCCAAAGAGTCCGGCAGCATCATCAACTTCTCCTCCATCCACGGGCTGACCGGCGGGCGCAATGTCCCGCTGTACCACGCCACCAAGGGAGCTGTCCGGCTCTTGAGCAAGTCGGACGCAGCGGCCTACGGGGCATACGGGGTCCGGGTGAATTCCATCCATCCGGGCTCAATGAACACCCGGATGAGCCGGCACTCAGCAGAACAGTCGGACATTGGGGCGGAGGCGTACTACCAGCAACTGGTGGGCGGAAATCCTCTCCCTCGCCAAGGCGAGCCTGAGGAAATCGCCTACGGAGTCCTCTACCTGGCCTCGGACGAATCCCGGTTTACCACCGGATCCGAATTGGTCATCGACGGCGGCTACACGGCTGTCTGA
- a CDS encoding FAD-dependent oxidoreductase yields MKYLNGTPADTYDVVVVGSGAGALTAAATAARAGKSVVVLEKTELLGGTSAVSGGMLWIADNHHAREAGLSDSKEAAARYVRAVARGRSREELLDAALTYGDTMLRFTEDECGLQFIFLDNFPDYRQDLPGSVDGGRTVEPGLYNIREALGGLAAHVRSDGRAPFTMQEYEAWGAFTKFPWEKLNQRQEQGLVAKGQALVSMLLASLVRDSAALVVGARGQKLLNDGGRVVGVQLESGEMFHANDGVVLATGGFEWDKALADSLLASRLYIMCSPPSNTGDGLKMAQRAGAQIRGTREAWWAPMSITGDTRDGAPVGTLLRFERQGPGSLMVNRHGRRFANESQNYNDLARCLQSWDSPNNQTLNTPAHVVFDHSYLERYGVLAHRAGQPTPDYLVEGATLAELAARIGVPAGNLEATVDRFNLHAVKGEDPDFGRGESAYDKYWGDDDCPWPNPSLGPLQTGPFYAMEVVNGAFGSNGGVATDGLARVLDVDGDPIPGLFAAGNTTENAYAAGYPGAGATLGPIMTMGYLAGRTIAGEPAEYRPAELADATGAQA; encoded by the coding sequence ATGAAATACCTGAACGGCACCCCTGCCGATACCTATGACGTCGTCGTTGTCGGTTCCGGCGCCGGCGCCCTGACCGCAGCCGCCACGGCCGCACGTGCCGGCAAGTCCGTCGTCGTACTGGAAAAGACCGAATTGCTGGGCGGCACGTCCGCAGTATCCGGAGGCATGCTGTGGATTGCGGACAACCATCATGCCCGCGAAGCGGGGCTGTCCGATTCCAAGGAAGCGGCGGCCCGGTATGTCCGCGCCGTTGCCCGCGGACGGAGCCGCGAAGAACTGCTGGATGCGGCACTCACCTACGGTGACACCATGCTCCGTTTTACCGAAGACGAATGCGGCCTGCAGTTCATTTTCCTGGACAACTTTCCCGACTATCGCCAGGACCTGCCCGGTTCCGTGGATGGCGGAAGGACTGTTGAACCCGGGCTTTACAACATTCGCGAGGCTCTCGGCGGGCTCGCAGCCCACGTCCGCTCCGACGGGAGGGCGCCCTTCACCATGCAGGAGTACGAGGCCTGGGGTGCATTCACCAAGTTCCCCTGGGAAAAACTGAACCAACGGCAGGAGCAGGGGCTCGTGGCCAAAGGCCAGGCCCTGGTGTCCATGCTGTTGGCCAGTTTGGTCAGGGACAGCGCCGCGCTGGTGGTTGGTGCCCGCGGGCAGAAGCTGTTGAACGACGGCGGCAGGGTAGTGGGCGTCCAGCTCGAGTCAGGGGAGATGTTCCACGCCAACGACGGCGTCGTCCTCGCCACGGGCGGTTTCGAATGGGACAAGGCACTTGCGGACTCATTGTTGGCTTCACGGCTCTACATCATGTGTTCTCCGCCGTCGAATACCGGCGATGGCCTGAAGATGGCCCAGCGGGCAGGTGCCCAAATCCGGGGAACCCGCGAGGCCTGGTGGGCGCCAATGTCCATCACAGGCGACACCCGCGATGGAGCGCCCGTGGGGACCCTGCTCCGTTTTGAGCGGCAAGGACCGGGCTCCCTTATGGTCAACCGCCATGGCCGGCGGTTTGCCAACGAGTCCCAGAACTACAACGACCTCGCCCGCTGCCTGCAGTCATGGGATTCGCCCAACAACCAGACACTGAACACACCCGCACATGTGGTGTTCGACCACAGCTACCTGGAGCGCTACGGCGTCCTGGCACATCGGGCAGGCCAGCCGACGCCGGACTACCTGGTGGAAGGTGCCACGTTGGCGGAACTGGCCGCCAGGATCGGTGTCCCCGCCGGGAACCTGGAGGCCACCGTTGATCGCTTCAACCTCCATGCTGTCAAGGGCGAAGACCCCGACTTCGGCCGTGGCGAAAGTGCCTATGACAAATACTGGGGCGACGACGACTGCCCGTGGCCCAACCCGTCCCTGGGTCCGCTGCAGACCGGGCCGTTTTATGCAATGGAGGTGGTCAATGGAGCTTTTGGCAGCAACGGAGGTGTAGCCACTGACGGCCTTGCCCGGGTTCTGGACGTGGACGGCGATCCCATCCCCGGCCTCTTCGCCGCGGGAAACACCACGGAAAATGCCTACGCTGCAGGCTACCCGGGAGCAGGCGCCACCCTGGGACCCATCATGACCATGGGCTACCTGGCGGGCCGCACCATCGCGGGCGAACCAGCGGAATACAGGCCGGCAGAGTTGGCGGATGCAACAGGAGCCCAGGCGTGA
- a CDS encoding Dabb family protein, producing the protein MIRHAVLFKFKADFPAADMMAWRKGLDRLEGNIPGLLKFTHGTDVLRHGRSFDYAIVADFNAAEDLEVYDTHPLHEPLKMFSLPNSEQIIAVDFVL; encoded by the coding sequence GTGATCCGGCACGCAGTGCTGTTCAAGTTCAAGGCTGACTTCCCTGCTGCGGACATGATGGCCTGGCGGAAAGGACTGGACCGGCTGGAGGGCAACATTCCAGGCCTCCTGAAGTTCACGCACGGGACAGATGTCCTCCGGCATGGCCGCTCCTTCGACTACGCGATTGTTGCTGACTTCAACGCCGCCGAAGACCTCGAGGTATACGACACGCATCCGCTGCACGAGCCTCTCAAAATGTTCTCACTTCCCAACAGCGAACAGATTATTGCCGTGGATTTTGTGCTCTAG
- a CDS encoding PaaX family transcriptional regulator C-terminal domain-containing protein — protein MSAVLDDMDSRPGSTTSLLRTVIGLYLRDAGGWMSAKDIVVLMEALGTSGTVTRTALGRLRKKDVVLQETRAGIPGFTLTDGAATMLARGDRRIYNPRSMSLEDPWCLISFSIPETEREKRHQLRRRLHWIGCGTVAAGLWICPDTLREEVEEILTDLSIRDMATIFVTGTPLVGGSLREAAAKWWDLDAVAALHRDFIREHGSARAQGSDASRPQSTTVQPSADAFSIYVQCIDRWRIIPYLDPGLPPEFLPEDWPGAEGAELFGRIVAAYAEPGAEFVRRTLKETSGITPAVP, from the coding sequence ATGAGCGCCGTCCTTGACGACATGGACTCCCGTCCAGGGAGTACCACGTCGTTGCTGCGAACCGTTATTGGCCTGTACTTGCGTGACGCCGGCGGATGGATGTCCGCCAAAGACATTGTTGTGCTCATGGAGGCCTTGGGAACGTCCGGAACAGTAACCCGCACTGCCCTGGGCCGGTTGCGGAAGAAGGACGTGGTGCTCCAGGAGACGCGCGCCGGGATTCCCGGGTTCACCCTCACCGACGGCGCTGCAACCATGCTGGCACGTGGTGACCGCCGCATCTATAACCCCCGCAGCATGTCGTTGGAGGACCCTTGGTGCCTGATTTCCTTCTCCATTCCCGAAACGGAACGCGAAAAGAGGCACCAGTTGCGGCGCCGGCTCCACTGGATCGGCTGTGGGACGGTGGCGGCGGGTTTGTGGATCTGCCCTGATACATTGCGCGAAGAAGTTGAGGAGATCCTCACTGACCTGTCGATCCGGGACATGGCCACAATCTTTGTGACGGGAACTCCCTTGGTTGGCGGCAGCCTCCGGGAGGCAGCCGCCAAGTGGTGGGACCTGGACGCAGTGGCCGCGCTCCATAGGGACTTCATCCGTGAACACGGTTCGGCAAGAGCTCAGGGTTCCGATGCTTCAAGGCCCCAGAGCACAACGGTGCAACCGTCCGCGGATGCCTTCTCCATTTACGTGCAGTGCATTGACCGATGGCGGATCATCCCTTACCTCGACCCCGGGCTGCCACCGGAATTCCTGCCGGAGGACTGGCCCGGGGCCGAAGGTGCGGAGCTGTTTGGCCGGATTGTTGCTGCCTACGCGGAGCCCGGCGCAGAGTTTGTCCGCCGGACCCTGAAGGAAACATCGGGAATTACCCCCGCTGTCCCCTGA
- the kynU gene encoding kynureninase, with translation MTTAQQTQRPTAAELDAADPLAAQRDAFYAPDADQLASYLDGNSLGRPLKVTAANLDAFVHKSWGSRLIRGWDEQWMDEPITVGDRIGEVTLGAAAGQTTVGDSTSVMLYKMIRAAVDAQPGRDEIIIDRDNFPTDRFIIEGIAAERGATIKWIAANPSSGVRAEDLDALLGDRTAVVVLSHIAYRSGFLADAEGITAKVHEAGALMLWDLCHSVGSVPLELDKWGVDIAVGCTYKYLNGGPGSPAFAYVNSSMQDRLQQPIWGWMGAENPFGMTDSYRPAQGMRRFITGTPPVLAMQPMKDMLELIASVGMDAVRAKSIKLTEYAIALSEELLVPLGAEIVSPRDVAERGSHITVDHPLFSDVTAKLWEKGVIPDFRPPHGLRIGLSPLSTSFAEVELGVTAIRDALSELQ, from the coding sequence ATGACCACAGCACAGCAGACCCAGCGGCCAACGGCGGCCGAACTGGACGCCGCTGATCCCCTTGCCGCCCAGCGCGATGCTTTCTACGCGCCCGACGCCGATCAGCTTGCCTCATACCTGGACGGCAATTCGCTGGGACGCCCACTAAAAGTCACCGCTGCGAACCTGGATGCCTTTGTGCACAAGTCCTGGGGCAGCCGCCTCATCCGGGGTTGGGATGAGCAGTGGATGGATGAGCCGATCACGGTGGGAGACCGTATCGGTGAGGTGACCCTGGGCGCGGCCGCAGGGCAGACCACCGTGGGCGACTCCACGTCCGTGATGCTCTACAAGATGATCCGTGCGGCGGTGGACGCCCAACCGGGCCGGGATGAAATCATCATTGACCGCGACAACTTTCCCACGGACCGCTTCATCATCGAAGGCATTGCCGCGGAACGTGGTGCGACCATCAAATGGATCGCCGCAAACCCTTCCAGCGGCGTGCGCGCGGAGGACCTGGACGCACTGTTGGGTGATAGGACAGCGGTAGTGGTCCTGAGCCACATTGCGTATCGCTCCGGGTTCCTGGCCGACGCCGAGGGAATCACCGCGAAAGTGCACGAGGCCGGCGCACTGATGCTGTGGGACCTTTGCCACTCCGTAGGTTCGGTGCCCCTTGAGCTGGACAAATGGGGCGTGGACATCGCCGTAGGTTGTACTTACAAGTACCTCAACGGTGGCCCGGGTTCGCCGGCGTTCGCTTATGTCAACTCCTCGATGCAGGACCGCCTCCAGCAACCCATCTGGGGTTGGATGGGAGCTGAGAACCCGTTTGGCATGACGGACAGCTACCGCCCTGCCCAAGGAATGCGCAGGTTCATCACAGGAACTCCTCCCGTGCTGGCCATGCAGCCCATGAAGGACATGCTGGAGCTGATCGCCTCTGTTGGCATGGACGCAGTCCGCGCCAAATCCATTAAGCTCACCGAATACGCGATCGCCCTTTCCGAAGAACTCCTGGTTCCGCTGGGCGCTGAAATCGTCAGCCCCCGTGACGTCGCCGAGCGCGGATCCCACATCACTGTGGACCACCCCCTCTTCTCAGATGTCACCGCAAAGCTCTGGGAAAAGGGTGTCATCCCCGACTTCCGCCCTCCGCACGGCCTTCGCATTGGCTTGTCGCCGTTGAGCACAAGCTTTGCCGAAGTCGAACTGGGAGTGACAGCAATCCGCGACGCGCTCTCTGAACTGCAGTAA
- the kynA gene encoding tryptophan 2,3-dioxygenase — MEKPTVHSAQSVRDIEDTVRTDFRHAMSYGGYLDLDHLLSSQHPLSQPEHHDELLFIIQHQTSELWLKLVLHELLEARRLFDADNLGKALKCIARVKAIQRTMTEQWSVLGTLTPREYSQFRGFLGSSSGFQSYQYRAVEFLLGNKNRGMLRVFESEPEAHALLGKLLEEPTLYDAFLAVLSRAGYGIPTDILERDTSEPWTFRQDLVPIFQKIYESDDTPWGLYEACEDLVDIEDNFQAWRFRHLRTVQRTIGFKVGTGGSSGVDFLKRALDLTFFPELYAVRTEIGN; from the coding sequence ATGGAAAAGCCCACAGTCCATTCCGCCCAGAGCGTCCGGGATATCGAGGACACAGTCCGCACTGATTTCCGGCACGCCATGTCCTACGGCGGATATCTGGACCTTGACCACCTGCTCAGCTCGCAGCACCCCCTTAGCCAACCGGAACACCATGATGAACTTTTGTTCATCATCCAGCACCAGACCAGCGAGCTCTGGCTCAAACTGGTCCTTCATGAACTCCTCGAAGCACGCCGGCTTTTTGATGCCGACAACCTGGGCAAAGCCCTGAAGTGCATCGCCCGAGTGAAGGCTATCCAGCGCACGATGACCGAACAGTGGTCCGTCCTGGGAACCCTCACCCCGCGCGAATATTCGCAGTTCCGTGGATTCCTGGGAAGTTCATCGGGCTTCCAGTCCTACCAGTACCGTGCTGTCGAATTCCTGCTGGGCAACAAGAACCGCGGGATGCTGCGGGTGTTCGAAAGCGAGCCCGAAGCGCATGCGCTGCTTGGCAAACTCCTGGAGGAACCCACGCTGTACGACGCTTTCCTTGCTGTCCTTTCACGCGCCGGATACGGGATCCCCACTGACATCCTCGAGCGCGACACCAGCGAGCCGTGGACCTTCCGCCAGGACCTCGTGCCCATTTTCCAGAAGATCTATGAATCGGACGACACTCCGTGGGGCCTGTATGAGGCTTGCGAGGACCTGGTGGACATCGAGGACAACTTCCAGGCCTGGCGGTTCCGCCACCTGCGGACGGTCCAGCGGACCATCGGTTTCAAGGTGGGCACTGGAGGATCCTCCGGGGTTGACTTCCTCAAGCGCGCCCTGGACCTCACCTTCTTCCCCGAGCTTTACGCCGTCCGTACCGAAATCGGTAACTAA
- a CDS encoding HAD domain-containing protein yields MEYAGSAAVPVSIYLDVDGVVNPFSPMGTTDWGGEWATADAGILEVAFAPELVAGLNDLAAHPAARFVWLTTWERLAPEFLCPAIGLNGQEWPVLSSQGWDQGSEWWKLVALQKDLASSGSQRIVWLDDQLNRESDALSWAEYQQDHVLCISPDPRKGLSPGDLAAVREYLG; encoded by the coding sequence ATGGAATATGCCGGCAGCGCCGCCGTGCCCGTGTCCATCTACCTGGATGTCGATGGCGTGGTAAACCCCTTCAGCCCTATGGGGACCACCGACTGGGGCGGCGAATGGGCAACTGCCGACGCCGGCATCCTGGAGGTGGCTTTCGCGCCGGAATTGGTTGCCGGACTCAATGACCTCGCTGCCCACCCTGCTGCGCGTTTCGTTTGGCTGACCACGTGGGAGCGCCTTGCCCCCGAGTTTCTCTGCCCTGCCATTGGCCTCAACGGTCAGGAGTGGCCCGTCCTGTCCAGCCAAGGCTGGGACCAGGGGTCCGAGTGGTGGAAACTTGTAGCCCTCCAGAAGGATCTGGCGTCCTCGGGAAGCCAGCGGATCGTATGGCTCGATGACCAGCTCAACAGGGAATCCGATGCCCTTTCCTGGGCCGAATACCAGCAGGACCATGTGCTTTGTATCTCACCCGATCCCCGTAAGGGACTGTCGCCGGGCGACCTTGCCGCTGTTCGGGAGTATCTGGGCTGA
- a CDS encoding inorganic phosphate transporter, which translates to MDITFMVALVIALALFFDFTNGFHDTANAMATPIATGAIKPKTAVALAAVLNLVGAFLSTEVAKTISGGLIREGSDGIHITPDIIFAGLMGAVLWNMITWLKGLPSSSSHALFGGLIGAAVVGIGFHSINFETVLQKVILPAVFAPLIAGLVAYICTRLAYALTSRHDPETGDKLTQKRGGFRTGQIFTSSLVALAHGTNDAQKTMGIITLVLIAAGTQEPGSGPQFWVIAACAFAIAIGTYAGGWRIIRTMGSGLTEVKPAQGFSAETSTASAILASSHLGFALSTTQVASGSVIGSGLGRKGTSVRWGTAGKIALGWLFTLPASAIVGALTALLVGIGVVGVIIAAVVGTAAVLFMFVASRKSHVGHHNAVEVEEAHHAVRFRKKKKNQKTSKNEDAQR; encoded by the coding sequence GTGGATATCACCTTCATGGTCGCGCTGGTAATAGCGTTGGCCCTATTCTTTGACTTCACCAACGGATTTCACGACACCGCAAATGCGATGGCTACGCCCATCGCTACGGGGGCGATCAAGCCCAAGACGGCCGTTGCCCTGGCCGCCGTGCTGAACCTCGTGGGTGCCTTCCTCTCCACGGAAGTAGCCAAGACCATTTCCGGCGGGCTGATCCGGGAGGGATCCGATGGCATCCACATCACTCCCGATATTATTTTTGCCGGCCTGATGGGTGCTGTCCTGTGGAACATGATCACCTGGCTTAAGGGCCTGCCTTCGAGTTCGTCGCACGCTTTGTTCGGCGGACTGATCGGCGCAGCCGTTGTGGGCATCGGATTCCACTCCATCAATTTTGAGACCGTGCTGCAGAAAGTGATCCTGCCCGCCGTCTTCGCGCCCCTGATCGCGGGACTGGTGGCGTACATCTGTACCCGCCTGGCCTACGCACTGACCTCACGGCACGATCCCGAGACCGGTGACAAGCTCACGCAGAAACGTGGCGGCTTCCGCACCGGTCAGATTTTTACCTCCAGCCTCGTAGCACTGGCACACGGCACCAACGACGCCCAGAAGACCATGGGCATCATCACCCTGGTCCTTATTGCCGCCGGCACCCAGGAACCGGGCAGCGGTCCGCAGTTCTGGGTCATCGCAGCATGTGCCTTCGCCATCGCCATCGGCACCTATGCCGGCGGGTGGCGCATCATCCGTACCATGGGCTCCGGGCTGACCGAGGTCAAACCGGCCCAGGGTTTCTCCGCTGAAACCAGCACCGCGTCGGCCATTCTCGCCTCATCCCACCTCGGCTTTGCCTTGTCCACCACGCAGGTCGCTTCGGGCTCAGTCATCGGCTCGGGCCTGGGCCGCAAAGGCACCTCCGTTCGCTGGGGTACCGCGGGAAAGATTGCTTTGGGATGGCTCTTCACCCTTCCAGCGTCCGCAATTGTCGGTGCGCTGACAGCGCTGCTGGTGGGCATCGGCGTCGTGGGTGTCATTATTGCCGCGGTGGTGGGAACGGCAGCAGTGCTGTTCATGTTTGTCGCGTCCCGCAAATCGCACGTGGGCCACCACAACGCTGTCGAGGTTGAAGAGGCCCACCACGCGGTGCGGTTCCGCAAGAAAAAGAAGAATCAAAAGACCAGCAAAAACGAGGATGCGCAGCGATGA
- a CDS encoding dihydrofolate reductase family protein: MATFQYYVASTIDGFIASADDDLGWLLQFDQVEGVNEGIESFMAGVGCIAMGGDTYRWLLEHEPGAWPYPDLPSWVFTHHEYSAPAGANITFVRGDVREFAPDLLKDAGDKNVWLVGGGDLVAQFANAGLLDEMIVTIVPVVLGAGKRLLPLRGPTAPLELVSHKTIGGAAAELHYRMPKGRA; encoded by the coding sequence ATGGCGACCTTCCAGTATTACGTGGCTTCCACCATCGACGGCTTCATTGCCTCGGCGGACGACGACCTTGGCTGGCTCCTGCAGTTCGATCAGGTCGAAGGCGTCAACGAGGGCATCGAGTCCTTCATGGCCGGCGTTGGGTGTATTGCCATGGGCGGGGACACCTACCGATGGCTCCTGGAGCACGAGCCCGGCGCATGGCCCTATCCGGACCTTCCCAGCTGGGTTTTTACCCACCACGAGTATTCTGCTCCGGCCGGAGCCAACATCACTTTTGTCCGCGGAGACGTCAGGGAATTTGCTCCGGACCTGCTCAAGGATGCCGGCGACAAGAATGTCTGGCTGGTTGGCGGTGGGGACCTGGTGGCCCAATTCGCCAATGCCGGCCTCCTGGACGAGATGATCGTCACGATAGTGCCGGTGGTGCTGGGCGCAGGAAAGCGGCTGTTGCCGCTCCGGGGCCCGACGGCGCCACTTGAGTTGGTATCGCACAAAACCATTGGCGGGGCGGCGGCAGAGCTGCACTACCGGATGCCGAAGGGCCGGGCTTAG